One genomic segment of Terriglobia bacterium includes these proteins:
- the xseA gene encoding exodeoxyribonuclease VII large subunit, which translates to MSLPDQLGFTFQAPARRIWTVRDLMSAVRSAVEREYTDVFVEGEISNYRPAESGHLYFTLKEDGAQMRVVMFRSQARLLRFKPADGMAVIARGRVTVYETRGELQLSAQYLEPRGAGALQIAFEQLKQKLAAEGLFDPARKRPIPALPRRIGVVTSPRGAAIRDIVNIVQRRHRGLNVLIYPAQVQGEAAAGEVSAGIQYFNRAGNVDVVVVARGGGSMEDLAAFNDEGLARVAAASELPLISAIGHETDFTILDFVADLRAPTPSAAAELVIESQHQLEQRVETFRQRLARAARYQLLMARQTLTQLAQHGAFARMHDLIGRRQQRLDELVFRLASAERRRLHEYRTRLDTASARVRARDLRRTLDAMRRDLDAHTSALASAARSDLARRRARFEGLRATLEALSPLSILERGYALVFDARGNLVKDARQVKPGNEIRARVSRGTIAATVKKTTE; encoded by the coding sequence ATGTCCCTTCCCGACCAACTGGGGTTCACCTTCCAGGCGCCGGCGCGGCGCATCTGGACGGTCAGGGACCTGATGAGCGCGGTGCGCTCGGCCGTCGAGCGCGAGTACACCGACGTGTTCGTCGAAGGCGAGATTTCCAATTACCGGCCGGCGGAGTCGGGACACCTGTACTTCACGCTGAAAGAAGATGGGGCGCAGATGCGGGTGGTGATGTTCCGCTCGCAGGCGCGCCTGCTGCGGTTCAAGCCCGCCGACGGCATGGCGGTGATCGCGCGCGGCCGGGTGACGGTGTACGAAACGCGCGGCGAACTGCAACTCTCGGCCCAGTACCTGGAGCCCAGGGGCGCGGGCGCGTTGCAGATCGCCTTCGAGCAACTCAAGCAGAAGCTGGCGGCGGAAGGGCTGTTCGACCCGGCGCGCAAGCGGCCGATTCCGGCGCTGCCGCGGAGGATCGGCGTGGTGACCTCGCCCCGGGGCGCGGCCATTCGCGACATCGTCAACATCGTGCAGCGGCGGCACCGCGGGCTCAACGTGCTCATCTATCCGGCGCAGGTGCAGGGCGAGGCGGCGGCGGGCGAGGTCAGCGCCGGCATCCAGTATTTCAATCGCGCCGGCAACGTGGACGTCGTCGTGGTGGCGCGTGGCGGCGGGTCCATGGAGGACCTGGCGGCGTTCAACGATGAAGGATTGGCGCGCGTGGCGGCGGCGTCGGAGTTGCCGCTGATCTCCGCGATCGGGCACGAAACCGATTTCACGATCTTGGATTTCGTCGCCGACCTGCGGGCGCCCACGCCCTCGGCGGCGGCGGAACTGGTGATCGAGTCGCAGCACCAGCTCGAGCAGCGCGTGGAAACGTTTCGGCAGCGGCTGGCTCGGGCGGCGCGCTACCAGTTGCTGATGGCACGGCAGACGCTCACGCAATTGGCGCAGCACGGCGCGTTCGCCCGCATGCACGATCTGATCGGGCGCCGCCAGCAGCGCTTGGACGAGCTGGTGTTCCGCCTGGCATCGGCGGAACGGCGGCGTTTGCACGAGTACCGGACGCGGCTGGATACGGCGTCGGCTCGGGTGCGGGCGCGCGACCTGCGGCGAACCCTGGACGCAATGCGGCGCGACCTCGACGCCCACACGTCGGCGCTGGCCTCGGCGGCGCGGTCGGATTTGGCGCGCCGGCGGGCGCGCTTCGAGGGACTGCGCGCAACCCTGGAAGCGCTCTCGCCGTTGAGCATCCTGGAACGCGGCTACGCGCTGGTGTTCGATGCCAGGGGAAATCTGGTCAAGGATGCGCGACAGGTGAAGCCGGGGAATGAGATCCGCGCCCGGGTGAGCCGGGGCACGATTGCCGCAACCGTGAAGAAGACGACGGAGTAG
- the uppS gene encoding di-trans,poly-cis-decaprenylcistransferase, whose amino-acid sequence MNAAGDNGKAKLHVAIIMDGNGRWARSHGLPRVAGHREGAKAVRRVIEAAPDLDIGTLTLYAFSSDNWRRPRPEVEALMRLFLRYLRSEAEECAEKGVRISVIGRRDRLPDLLQTAIEATENATRHGRRLLVRLAVDYSGREVILEAARRMAMEAALAMRAGERPKQLTPEAFAQAMADAMYADAACDVDLLVRTGGEQRISDFLLWEAAYAEFVFTQRKWPDFDGDDLALAVEEFHRRERRFGGVPEAVAGASLPVVNQPAVNAG is encoded by the coding sequence ATGAACGCTGCGGGAGACAACGGCAAAGCCAAGCTGCACGTCGCCATCATCATGGATGGGAACGGGCGCTGGGCGCGTAGCCACGGGCTGCCGCGGGTGGCCGGGCATCGCGAAGGCGCCAAGGCGGTGCGGCGGGTGATCGAGGCGGCGCCGGACCTGGACATCGGCACGCTCACGCTCTACGCCTTCTCCAGCGACAACTGGCGCCGTCCGCGTCCCGAAGTGGAGGCGCTGATGCGGCTGTTCCTGCGCTACCTGCGGTCGGAGGCGGAGGAATGCGCGGAGAAAGGCGTGCGCATCAGCGTCATCGGCCGCCGCGACCGCTTGCCCGACCTGCTGCAAACTGCAATCGAGGCCACCGAGAACGCCACCCGCCATGGCCGCAGGCTGCTGGTGCGGTTGGCGGTGGATTATTCCGGGCGCGAGGTCATCCTGGAAGCGGCGCGGCGCATGGCGATGGAAGCGGCGCTGGCCATGCGCGCTGGCGAGCGCCCCAAGCAACTCACCCCCGAGGCTTTCGCGCAGGCGATGGCCGATGCCATGTACGCCGATGCCGCCTGTGACGTGGATTTGCTGGTCCGCACCGGAGGCGAGCAGCGGATCAGCGACTTCCTGCTGTGGGAAGCGGCCTACGCCGAGTTTGTCTTCACCCAGCGCAAGTGGCCGGACTTCGACGGCGACGATCTGGCCTTGGCGGTAGAAGAGTTTCACCGGCGCGAGCGGCGCTTCGGCGGGGTGCCGGAGGCGGTGGCCGGCGCGTCCTTGCCAGTGGTGAATCAACCAGCGGTTAACGCCGGTTAG
- a CDS encoding VTT domain-containing protein: MRETIDFLIQHGYTLLFAWVLVEQLGLPIPSLPLLLAAGALAGAGKFSFPLPIALAVVASIIADLLWYELGRRRGGKILGLLCRISLEPESCVRRTEDAFQNHATRSLLLAKFIPGLNTAAPPMAGMTGMRWPRFLLLDSLGALFYMGGAVLVGYLFSEKLERLAFYFSRLGNVAVVLLALGLAAYIIRKYLARRRFQRELWMARISPEDLKSKLDAGEPLAIIDLRHPLDFLPYPQVLPGAIRLAPSDIEQRHTEIPRDREVILYCTUPNEATSARVAQQLKRLGVTQVRPLAGGFHGWRELGYPLQEFYVELTASG; encoded by the coding sequence ATGCGCGAAACCATCGATTTCCTCATCCAGCACGGTTACACGCTGCTGTTCGCCTGGGTCTTGGTGGAGCAGTTGGGTCTGCCCATCCCATCGCTTCCGCTGCTGCTGGCGGCCGGCGCACTGGCCGGCGCAGGCAAATTCAGTTTTCCGTTGCCCATTGCGCTCGCAGTAGTCGCTTCCATCATTGCCGACCTGCTGTGGTACGAGCTGGGACGCCGCCGTGGCGGCAAAATCCTCGGCCTGCTGTGCCGCATTTCGCTGGAGCCGGAGTCGTGCGTCCGCCGCACCGAAGACGCATTCCAGAATCATGCCACGCGCTCGCTGCTGCTGGCCAAGTTCATTCCCGGCTTGAATACGGCGGCGCCGCCCATGGCCGGCATGACCGGCATGCGCTGGCCGCGCTTTCTGCTCCTGGATTCTCTCGGGGCGCTGTTCTACATGGGTGGCGCGGTGCTGGTCGGGTATCTCTTCAGCGAGAAACTGGAGCGCCTGGCGTTCTACTTCTCGCGGCTGGGGAATGTCGCGGTCGTTCTGCTTGCGCTGGGACTGGCCGCCTATATCATCAGAAAATATCTGGCGCGCCGCCGCTTCCAGCGCGAGCTGTGGATGGCCCGCATCAGCCCCGAGGACTTGAAGTCCAAACTGGACGCCGGCGAGCCGCTGGCCATCATCGACCTCCGCCATCCGCTCGATTTTCTCCCCTACCCGCAGGTGCTTCCGGGCGCGATTCGGCTGGCGCCCAGCGACATTGAACAGCGCCACACCGAGATCCCGCGCGATCGCGAGGTCATCCTCTATTGCACTTGACCGAACGAAGCGACCAGCGCCCGGGTGGCGCAGCAGTTGAAGCGCTTGGGAGTAACTCAGGTTCGTCCGCTGGCCGGCGGGTTTCATGGCTGGCGCGAACTCGGCTACCCGTTGCAGGAGTTCTACGTCGAACTCACCGCCTCGGGCTAG
- the cdaA gene encoding diadenylate cyclase CdaA → MTPAWLQWPHVSAVSVIDILLVAVLIYEFLVLIRGTRAVPILVGVGGLALAFYLAHAFELKTVNWLVGTLLPYAIFALIVVFQAEIRFALAKLGRKLTLSRMSAAVAESYDDIVLAANLFAQNQTGALVVIEREIGLRTYIESGVPMDAQLSYDLLATIFRPSAPLHDGAVIIQKDRIAAAACFLPLSMNPVLSTQMGTRHRAGIGITEETDAIAVIVSEENGAISIAVAGNIERDISVETLRERLSELLRRYVPPTTLPTPVATTAEQAERRLAPPKLERADHD, encoded by the coding sequence GTGACGCCAGCCTGGCTACAGTGGCCACACGTGTCGGCGGTGTCGGTGATCGACATCCTGCTCGTGGCCGTGCTCATTTACGAATTCCTGGTGCTGATCAGAGGCACGCGCGCGGTGCCCATCCTGGTGGGCGTCGGCGGCCTGGCGCTGGCCTTTTACCTGGCGCACGCCTTCGAACTGAAGACGGTGAACTGGCTGGTCGGCACGCTGCTGCCGTACGCCATTTTCGCGCTCATTGTCGTGTTCCAGGCGGAGATTCGGTTCGCGCTGGCCAAGCTGGGTAGGAAATTGACCTTGTCGCGCATGTCGGCGGCGGTGGCGGAATCGTATGACGACATCGTCCTGGCGGCCAACCTGTTCGCGCAGAACCAGACCGGGGCGCTGGTGGTGATCGAGCGCGAAATCGGGCTGCGCACCTATATCGAAAGCGGCGTGCCCATGGACGCGCAGCTCTCCTACGACCTGCTGGCCACCATCTTCCGGCCGAGCGCGCCGCTGCATGACGGCGCGGTCATCATCCAGAAAGACCGCATCGCCGCCGCCGCCTGCTTCCTGCCGCTTTCCATGAACCCGGTGCTGTCCACGCAAATGGGAACGCGGCATCGCGCCGGCATCGGGATCACCGAGGAAACGGACGCGATCGCGGTCATCGTGTCGGAAGAAAACGGGGCGATCAGCATCGCCGTGGCCGGCAATATCGAGCGCGACATCTCCGTGGAGACGCTGCGCGAGCGGCTGAGCGAGTTGCTGCGCCGCTACGTGCCGCCGACCACCCTGCCGACTCCGGTTGCCACTACGGCGGAGCAGGCGGAACGTCGCCTGGCGCCCCCCAAGCTGGAGAGGGCGGACCACGATTAG
- a CDS encoding transcriptional regulator, protein MIHERIRLGIVSALAVNDRLSFNELKRLLSTTDGNLSVHARKLEEAGYLGCDKYFDGRVPKTEFWLTVTGRKSLQRYLDRMEEIIRATRQG, encoded by the coding sequence ATGATCCACGAGCGCATCCGGCTGGGCATCGTCAGCGCGCTGGCGGTGAACGACCGCCTGAGTTTCAACGAGCTGAAGCGGCTGCTCAGCACCACCGACGGCAACCTCAGCGTGCACGCGCGCAAGCTGGAGGAAGCCGGCTACCTCGGTTGCGACAAGTACTTCGATGGCCGCGTCCCCAAGACCGAGTTCTGGCTGACCGTCACCGGGCGCAAGTCGCTGCAGCGATATTTGGACCGCATGGAAGAGATTATCCGGGCAACCCGGCAGGGCTGA
- a CDS encoding zinc ribbon domain-containing protein produces MAFCSHCGKRAEGGRFCAACGAPIAPDAVVAMTAELHRHHKQMRLMVVVLGLVVLTGGLIVIRVMFVQRAARFGGETSAAALQPPLPTQKGSAAQTPPGQAIAPDTSISQPPQQPVIVPDANHPASHSSAGSIDPQAVQSALSTLGQQGKQGDPSLQRLPAPAVGSSDSDRYPGSQPVEVKDANLPDIGIPVASEVYTTSDSVATVISYYRRRYPDAEVTEISGQKIIAVNRPGATKVFAIGTTGSETRIAIVQPAH; encoded by the coding sequence ATGGCGTTTTGTAGCCACTGCGGAAAACGGGCGGAAGGAGGGCGTTTTTGTGCTGCCTGCGGGGCACCGATTGCGCCCGACGCGGTCGTGGCCATGACCGCCGAACTCCATCGCCACCACAAACAGATGCGCCTCATGGTGGTCGTGCTTGGCCTGGTCGTATTAACCGGGGGGCTAATCGTCATCCGGGTGATGTTCGTCCAACGGGCAGCCCGCTTCGGCGGCGAGACCTCCGCTGCCGCGCTCCAGCCACCGCTTCCCACCCAAAAAGGTAGCGCCGCGCAGACTCCGCCAGGTCAGGCAATCGCTCCCGACACATCCATATCGCAGCCGCCGCAGCAACCCGTAATCGTCCCGGACGCCAACCACCCCGCGAGCCACTCGTCGGCGGGCAGCATCGACCCGCAGGCGGTGCAGAGCGCGTTGAGCACCCTGGGTCAGCAGGGCAAGCAGGGAGACCCATCCCTGCAACGACTGCCGGCGCCAGCGGTGGGTTCGTCCGACTCCGACCGTTATCCCGGCTCGCAGCCGGTCGAGGTTAAGGACGCCAACCTCCCCGACATCGGCATCCCCGTTGCCAGCGAGGTCTATACCACTTCCGACTCCGTCGCAACGGTCATCAGCTACTACCGGCGGCGCTACCCCGACGCCGAAGTGACGGAAATCAGCGGCCAGAAGATTATTGCCGTCAACCGGCCGGGGGCCACCAAGGTGTTCGCCATCGGCACGACCGGCTCGGAGACGCGAATCGCAATCGTGCAGCCGGCTCATTGA
- a CDS encoding OmpA family protein, producing MKTRFWIALSLAATLILPAAAQISPSSSNQNNPPPMSQVDNSAQQLPALPQDQPPAPRQTPDQKAADHDLQARQPLTAERHEGFWGKINPFARKKYVQRQLGPIRERTNELDELTAANAKNIKDVDYRAQQGIQLAHNKANEADLHAVDAGNRAQAAQQTATQATTRLQTVEQVVTNIDQYKPVTQTEIRFRPGQTVLSKKAKDVLDDMANGIKDQKGYIVEIQGFSAGRGESAIESSQRMADAVRRYLVINNDIPVYRVHVLGLGNAPMPSSDGTAKRVRGARVEVSLLKNDLEQLSAPMSNSPTSNITAPATSISPATAQMVLPAQQSASPSTPPPQSNPQQ from the coding sequence ATGAAGACTCGTTTCTGGATCGCTCTGTCGCTGGCCGCCACCTTGATCCTTCCGGCTGCCGCGCAGATCTCCCCCAGCTCCAGCAATCAGAACAACCCACCCCCGATGTCGCAAGTGGATAACTCGGCCCAGCAGCTCCCGGCTTTACCGCAGGACCAGCCCCCGGCTCCCCGGCAGACGCCCGACCAGAAGGCCGCCGACCATGACCTGCAGGCGCGCCAGCCCCTGACCGCCGAGCGGCACGAAGGCTTCTGGGGCAAGATCAACCCCTTCGCGCGCAAGAAGTACGTGCAGCGCCAGCTCGGCCCGATCCGCGAACGCACTAACGAACTGGATGAGCTGACCGCCGCCAACGCCAAGAACATCAAGGACGTGGACTACCGCGCGCAGCAAGGCATCCAGTTGGCGCACAACAAGGCCAATGAAGCCGATCTGCACGCCGTGGACGCCGGCAACCGTGCCCAGGCGGCGCAGCAGACCGCCACCCAGGCGACCACGCGCCTGCAGACCGTCGAGCAGGTAGTCACCAACATTGACCAGTACAAGCCGGTCACGCAGACCGAAATCCGCTTCCGTCCCGGCCAGACCGTGCTCAGCAAGAAAGCCAAGGACGTGCTCGACGACATGGCGAACGGAATAAAAGACCAGAAGGGCTACATCGTGGAAATCCAGGGCTTCTCCGCCGGCCGCGGTGAGTCGGCAATCGAGAGCTCGCAGCGCATGGCCGACGCCGTCCGCCGCTACCTGGTCATCAACAACGACATCCCGGTGTACCGCGTGCATGTGCTCGGCCTGGGCAATGCTCCCATGCCGTCGAGCGACGGTACGGCGAAGCGCGTGCGCGGCGCCCGCGTCGAAGTCAGCCTGCTGAAGAACGACCTGGAGCAGCTCAGCGCCCCGATGTCGAACAGCCCGACTTCGAACATCACCGCTCCGGCAACCAGTATTTCTCCGGCTACCGCTCAGATGGTTTTGCCTGCACAGCAGAGCGCTTCCCCCAGCACTCCGCCGCCGCAGTCGAATCCTCAGCAGTAG
- the panC gene encoding pantoate--beta-alanine ligase has product MHAACAQRHRDGRSIGLVPTMGALHEGHLSLILAARAQSDVVAVSLFVNPLQFGPKEDLAKYPRTFERDCQLLEAENVDLLFAPSNDAMYPLGATTFVTVEGLSDRLCGRTRPGHFRGVTTVVAKLFHIVEPDLAFFGQKDAAQVAIIRRMVRDLNLPVRIVVCPIVREKDGLALSSRNAYLDPQQRRQALALHRALMRVETLADTGEHSAAILIEAGKQVMAEEPGARLDYLEIVNPDTLDPVSDISHGALVAVAAFIGNTRLIDNIVL; this is encoded by the coding sequence ATGCACGCCGCTTGCGCGCAGCGCCACCGCGACGGCCGCAGCATCGGGCTGGTCCCGACCATGGGCGCGCTGCACGAGGGACACCTCTCGCTGATCCTCGCGGCGCGGGCGCAGTCGGACGTGGTCGCCGTTTCCCTCTTCGTCAATCCACTGCAATTCGGACCGAAGGAAGACCTCGCCAAATATCCGCGCACGTTCGAGCGCGACTGCCAGTTGCTGGAGGCGGAAAACGTTGACTTGCTCTTCGCGCCCTCGAACGACGCCATGTATCCGCTGGGCGCGACCACCTTTGTTACCGTCGAGGGCTTAAGCGACAGGCTCTGCGGGCGAACGCGGCCGGGGCATTTTCGCGGCGTCACCACCGTCGTCGCCAAGCTGTTCCATATCGTCGAACCGGACCTCGCGTTTTTCGGCCAGAAAGACGCAGCCCAGGTGGCAATCATCCGCCGCATGGTGCGCGACCTGAATCTTCCTGTGCGCATCGTGGTCTGCCCCATCGTGCGCGAGAAGGACGGCCTGGCGTTGTCCTCGCGCAACGCTTACCTGGATCCGCAGCAGCGCCGGCAGGCTCTTGCGCTGCACCGCGCGCTGATGCGCGTCGAGACGCTGGCCGATACCGGCGAGCACAGCGCCGCAATACTGATCGAAGCGGGCAAGCAGGTGATGGCCGAAGAACCCGGCGCACGGCTGGACTATCTGGAAATCGTCAATCCGGACACGCTCGATCCCGTCAGCGACATTTCCCACGGTGCGCTGGTAGCAGTGGCGGCCTTCATCGGCAACACGCGGCTCATTGACAACATCGTCCTTTGA
- the panB gene encoding 3-methyl-2-oxobutanoate hydroxymethyltransferase encodes MSVVPIGDSRQKITTVSLLDKKLRREPITALTAYDYATARLVDEAGIDVILVGDSLAQVVLGYDNTLAVSMEEMLHHTRAARRGIKHALLVADMPFASYHLGADEALRNASRFVKEAGAEAVKIEGGEKRSDIVRRIIDAEIPVMGHIGLTPQSVHAMGGYKVQGKTLTAIEQLMRDAVALDRAGVFSMVLEGIPREVAAMITAEVHTPTIGIGAGPECDGQILVIHDMLGLNFGTPAKFVRQYADVGAVMRGAVESYKNDVVAGGYPNDAESYHLPKDTRAALETILERKHSMRSGD; translated from the coding sequence GTGAGCGTTGTTCCCATCGGCGATTCCCGCCAGAAAATCACCACCGTTTCTCTTTTGGACAAGAAACTGCGGCGCGAGCCCATTACCGCGCTCACCGCCTACGATTACGCCACCGCGCGCCTGGTCGACGAAGCCGGGATTGACGTTATCCTGGTCGGCGATTCGCTCGCCCAGGTCGTGCTTGGCTACGACAACACGCTGGCGGTCAGCATGGAAGAGATGCTGCACCACACGCGCGCCGCGCGCCGCGGCATCAAGCATGCGCTGCTGGTTGCCGACATGCCCTTTGCGTCCTATCACCTCGGCGCCGACGAGGCCTTGCGCAATGCTTCGCGCTTTGTGAAAGAAGCGGGCGCGGAGGCGGTGAAGATCGAAGGCGGCGAAAAGCGCTCCGACATCGTTCGCCGCATCATTGACGCCGAAATTCCCGTGATGGGGCACATCGGCCTGACGCCGCAGTCGGTGCACGCCATGGGTGGATACAAAGTCCAGGGCAAAACGCTCACCGCGATCGAGCAACTTATGCGCGACGCGGTGGCGCTGGATCGCGCCGGCGTGTTTTCCATGGTTCTGGAAGGCATCCCGCGCGAGGTGGCGGCGATGATCACCGCCGAGGTGCACACCCCGACCATCGGCATCGGCGCCGGACCGGAGTGCGATGGGCAGATCCTGGTGATTCACGACATGCTCGGCCTGAATTTCGGCACGCCGGCAAAATTCGTGCGCCAGTACGCCGACGTCGGCGCTGTCATGCGCGGCGCCGTTGAAAGCTACAAGAATGATGTCGTCGCGGGCGGCTATCCCAACGACGCAGAGTCGTACCACCTGCCCAAGGACACGCGCGCGGCGCTGGAAACCATCCTGGAGCGCAAGCACAGCATGCGATCGGGAGATTAG
- a CDS encoding VOC family protein — MNSIGKPVPELPVADVERAQQHYRDALGFEIGWLYPGKEIGAVSHGDMGPIFFRKRKPPFEPAVHWVFAEDIDASHQELKSLGANIVDPLEKKPWGLRQFTVKDLDGNLFYFHHD, encoded by the coding sequence ATGAACTCAATTGGCAAGCCAGTGCCGGAGTTGCCGGTCGCTGATGTCGAACGCGCACAACAGCACTACAGAGATGCACTCGGCTTTGAGATCGGATGGCTTTACCCAGGCAAAGAAATTGGGGCAGTGTCACACGGTGATATGGGGCCAATATTTTTTCGGAAGAGGAAGCCGCCGTTTGAACCTGCCGTGCACTGGGTGTTCGCCGAAGATATAGATGCGTCGCACCAGGAACTGAAGTCGTTAGGTGCAAACATCGTGGATCCTCTGGAAAAAAAGCCTTGGGGATTACGGCAGTTCACCGTAAAGGATCTGGACGGGAACCTCTTCTATTTCCACCATGACTAA
- the bcp gene encoding thioredoxin-dependent thiol peroxidase — translation MQVNDKAPEFNLPDQDEKSTSLKDFRDKTVVLYFFPKANTPGUNVEASEFRDEYAKFKKAGVEVVASSPDSPRALKKFQEQFKLPFTLLSDAEKKLARAYGVLKEKNMYGKKVMGIERSTFVIGPDGKLKHEFRGVKAAGHAAEVLAALKQS, via the coding sequence ATGCAAGTCAATGATAAAGCCCCCGAGTTTAATTTGCCCGATCAGGACGAAAAGAGCACGTCGCTGAAAGACTTTCGCGACAAGACCGTAGTCCTGTATTTCTTCCCGAAGGCCAACACTCCCGGTTGAAACGTGGAAGCGTCCGAGTTTCGTGACGAATACGCCAAGTTCAAGAAAGCCGGCGTCGAGGTGGTGGCCAGCTCGCCCGACTCGCCGCGCGCGCTGAAGAAATTCCAGGAGCAATTCAAGCTGCCGTTTACGCTGCTCTCCGACGCGGAGAAGAAGCTCGCCCGGGCCTACGGCGTGCTGAAAGAAAAAAATATGTACGGGAAAAAGGTGATGGGCATCGAGCGCAGCACGTTCGTGATCGGGCCCGACGGCAAGCTGAAGCACGAGTTCCGCGGCGTCAAGGCTGCGGGGCACGCCGCCGAGGTGCTGGCAGCGTTGAAACAAAGCTGA
- a CDS encoding methylated-DNA--[protein]-cysteine S-methyltransferase: METLYYSTWQSPIGPLTLIASERGLVALEFRPQLQRKSKATWLYSDDKLAPYRRELEKYFAGRLRDFTVPVDLRGTDFQMRCWHALLKIPYGETRTYADQARAIGRPKAFRAVGLANHDNPIAIIVPCHRVIASDGTLGGYGGGLALKQKLLDLECGQAVLLPASAAS; this comes from the coding sequence ATGGAAACGCTCTACTACTCCACCTGGCAATCTCCCATCGGACCGCTCACACTCATCGCCTCCGAACGCGGCCTGGTCGCGCTGGAATTTCGTCCGCAACTGCAGCGGAAATCCAAGGCCACCTGGCTCTACTCCGACGACAAGCTCGCCCCCTATCGCCGCGAGCTGGAAAAATATTTTGCGGGAAGACTGCGGGACTTCACCGTTCCCGTGGATCTTCGCGGAACCGATTTCCAGATGCGTTGCTGGCACGCGCTTTTGAAAATTCCCTACGGCGAGACCCGCACCTACGCCGACCAGGCGCGCGCCATCGGCCGCCCGAAAGCCTTCCGCGCCGTCGGCTTGGCCAACCACGACAATCCCATCGCCATCATCGTGCCTTGCCATCGCGTGATTGCCTCTGACGGCACGCTCGGCGGCTACGGCGGCGGACTCGCGTTGAAACAGAAGCTCCTCGACCTGGAGTGCGGTCAAGCCGTTCTCCTGCCGGCCTCCGCCGCGAGTTAG
- a CDS encoding DNA-3-methyladenine glycosylase, with product MRDPGFDITRARTLSRRFYDRDPRRVARELLGKVLVRKHGRKLLAGRIVEVEAYMGANDPAAHAASGPTARNLVLFGAPGFAYVYLIYGNHYCLNVSCMAEGKAGCVLFRALEPVVGLTQMFAARGLSVPEREPRVTDLRLLTTGPGRLTQALGITRARDNGKDLTTFSDLTILDDKWRAGRVVTTPRVGIKKAVEEKLRYFIAQNAFVSGARA from the coding sequence ATGCGCGATCCGGGATTCGACATCACGCGCGCGCGCACGCTGTCGCGCCGGTTTTACGACCGCGACCCGCGCCGCGTCGCGCGCGAACTGCTGGGCAAGGTCCTGGTCCGCAAACATGGACGCAAGCTGCTGGCGGGACGCATCGTGGAAGTCGAGGCCTATATGGGCGCGAACGATCCCGCCGCGCACGCCGCCTCCGGGCCCACCGCGCGCAACCTGGTGCTGTTCGGCGCGCCCGGCTTCGCCTACGTGTACCTGATCTACGGCAATCACTATTGCCTGAACGTCTCCTGCATGGCGGAAGGCAAAGCGGGGTGCGTGCTGTTTCGCGCGCTGGAACCGGTTGTTGGATTGACGCAGATGTTTGCAGCGCGCGGGCTTTCTGTGCCGGAACGCGAGCCGCGCGTAACGGACTTGCGGTTGTTGACCACCGGTCCCGGCCGGCTAACGCAGGCGCTGGGCATCACGCGCGCGCGCGACAACGGCAAGGACCTGACCACGTTTTCCGACCTCACCATCCTGGATGACAAATGGCGCGCCGGCCGCGTTGTGACCACGCCGCGCGTAGGGATTAAGAAAGCGGTTGAGGAGAAGCTGCGGTACTTCATCGCGCAGAATGCGTTCGTGTCGGGCGCCAGGGCGTAG
- a CDS encoding DUF4442 domain-containing protein, with protein MPRLHKRNMRRLLNLWPPLLGAGIRVKRLQSDWKEIDVEMNLHFWNANFVGTHYGGSLYSMTDPFYMLMLIQNLGRDYIVWDKSANIRFRKPGKGRVVARFRLSDEQIEGIRRGLQTQPKIEPTFLVEVTDESGEVIAEVQKVLHVRKKNS; from the coding sequence ATGCCAAGACTGCACAAGCGGAACATGCGACGGTTGCTGAACCTGTGGCCACCATTGCTGGGCGCTGGCATCCGGGTCAAGCGCTTGCAGTCCGATTGGAAAGAGATCGACGTGGAGATGAACCTGCATTTCTGGAACGCCAATTTCGTCGGCACGCATTATGGCGGGTCGCTGTATTCCATGACCGACCCGTTCTACATGCTGATGCTGATCCAGAACCTGGGCCGCGACTACATCGTCTGGGACAAGTCGGCGAACATTCGCTTCCGCAAGCCGGGCAAAGGCAGAGTCGTGGCGCGCTTTCGTTTGTCCGACGAGCAGATTGAAGGGATCCGGCGCGGCTTGCAAACGCAGCCCAAGATCGAGCCCACGTTCCTGGTGGAGGTCACCGACGAAAGCGGCGAGGTCATTGCCGAGGTGCAGAAGGTGTTGCACGTGCGCAAGAAGAACTCCTAA